The Candidatus Endomicrobium procryptotermitis genome includes a region encoding these proteins:
- a CDS encoding MerR family transcriptional regulator produces the protein MFEIPPIPDKEYFAIGEVSHITQVPKYTLRYWENEFKLLRPVRKSSGQRRYHKQDVELIFKIKDLLYNKHYTIEGVRKYLIGGKRKKLTDMQADLNLDIEHMPDAKILREIKEELKQIIKLLKK, from the coding sequence ATGTTTGAAATTCCTCCGATACCGGACAAAGAATATTTTGCGATAGGTGAAGTTTCTCATATCACGCAGGTGCCGAAATATACTTTAAGATACTGGGAAAACGAATTTAAGCTTTTAAGGCCGGTAAGAAAAAGTTCTGGACAAAGACGCTATCATAAGCAGGATGTCGAACTTATTTTTAAGATAAAAGATCTTTTGTACAATAAACATTACACGATTGAAGGCGTTAGGAAATATTTAATTGGTGGCAAGAGGAAAAAACTTACCGACATGCAGGCGGATTTAAATCTTGATATAGAACATATGCCTGATGCAAAGATTTTAAGAGAAATTAAAGAAGAATTGAAGCAGATAATAAAGCTGTTAAAAAAGTAA
- a CDS encoding integration host factor subunit beta has product MNKNDIANALVSLLSSKKEAMSVVDRVFKEMSNALRNGEKVVITGFGSFKMTVTQTKKGRNPKTGEKLLIAPMKKVKFKQTKEFFEK; this is encoded by the coding sequence ATGAATAAAAACGATATAGCAAATGCATTGGTGTCTTTGCTGAGTTCAAAAAAAGAAGCCATGTCGGTCGTAGATAGAGTTTTTAAAGAAATGTCTAACGCTTTAAGGAACGGCGAAAAAGTTGTCATTACGGGGTTTGGAAGCTTCAAAATGACAGTAACGCAGACAAAAAAGGGAAGAAATCCAAAAACCGGAGAAAAACTTTTGATTGCTCCGATGAAAAAGGTAAAATTTAAACAAACAAAAGAATTTTTTGAAAAATGA